The window CGAAGAGGCGGATCCGCGCTCTTACAACCGCGGCACATGGGTGATCAACGTCGGAACGCCCGGATGGGTTGATCCCTTTGCCATTTTCCACGGCGACACCAGCACCATCTCGTTTGCAGACGGCCACGCGGAAAGCCACAAATGGGTCGAAGCCAGCACGATCAAAGCGGCGCGAGATTCCTCCCGGGGCATCGAAAGCTTTTACTGGGCCGGCGGAAACAACAAGAACCGCGATTTCCAGTGGGTTTATCAGCGGTACAAGCATCAGAAGTGGGCGCCGCTGAAGTAAGTGACATCCTTGACCAACAGACTGGGTGCCTTCATGATCCCCCGCAGTAACCGGCGGATTTGCAGCAAGACCACCGCCTCAACTTCTGATGTTTTGAGACTAATATGAGAAGCGCCAAATCAATCCTCACCTCTTCCATCATCACCGCCACACTCTGGGCTTTGCAGTGTTCGGCGGCTGACCCGCACGCTCAAGCGCACCAGGCGGCCTGGAGCGCGGTCACCAAAGCGGTGGCGGCAATCCATGCTACTCAAGGCAACAAATGCCACGGCACGGTGCAGTTCTCCCAGGTCGGCGACAAAGTCAAGGTCGTCGCCACCATCGAGGGGCTGACGCCGAATCAGAAGCACGCGATTCACATTCACGAGACCGGAGATTGCACGTCCGCCGATGGCATGAGCGCGGGCGGGCATTACAACCCTGAAGGCCACCAACACGGCCTGGTGAGCGCGGGAAAACGGCACGCGGGCGACCTGGGAAATCTGCAAGCGGATGCCAATGGCAAAGCGCACTACGAAGTGACGGTCGATAACATCTCTCTCGTAGGGTTAAAGAATCCGATCCTGGGCCGCGCGGTGATCATTCACGCGAAAGAAGACGACGGCGGCCAGCCGGTCGGAAACGCCGGCGCCCGGCTGGGCTGCGGCGTCATTGGCATCGCGAAGTCGAGCCCGTAGAACCCTGAAATTGGCCGGCGTTTCTCCCTCACCCCTCTCCCGCTGGGAGAGGGAGAATTCCGCAATCCGCAATCTGAATGACCGAAGGCATCTTTTACCTGAAGCTCGCAGGCAAGGTGGAAGGACCCTACACCATCGGTCAAATCTACGATTTGTGGGCCGCACGGAAAATCAATTCCCAAACCATGTTCGCCCGGCTGGAGGCGATGG of the Verrucomicrobiota bacterium genome contains:
- a CDS encoding superoxide dismutase family protein, producing the protein MRSAKSILTSSIITATLWALQCSAADPHAQAHQAAWSAVTKAVAAIHATQGNKCHGTVQFSQVGDKVKVVATIEGLTPNQKHAIHIHETGDCTSADGMSAGGHYNPEGHQHGLVSAGKRHAGDLGNLQADANGKAHYEVTVDNISLVGLKNPILGRAVIIHAKEDDGGQPVGNAGARLGCGVIGIAKSSP